AGTTGTGGCGCCTGACAGAATCCTTTCCAACTTTCTCTACCTCCCACTGCACGAATAATAATTCTTTATTTGGCATTTTTGATCACCTTCTCCCCTGAAGTATACATGTGACCCCAGTcaggacaagcagtatagaaaatgggtggattgAAGTTAACACAACCAAAATGAAGAACAAATATGAAACAAGAAATAAGTCCCTAGTACCCAAGAAGATTAAAGGCAACATAACACGAACATtcccatttcattttttaaacctttataaaagaaaatacattaaaaaatctcCCTTTTATATGATTACCACAGTCTCTTCAGTCATATCTATTTGCAATGAAAcaattacaaacaaaaaaatgggttGAAAGAAATcaaagttgttttctttggTCGAAAATGATCACTAGTGATCAATGGCACTCTTAAAAGCTTGTGTTTTTGATGGTTATCTTTTGATCCACTTCTATTTTGAAATCACGAATACCTGAAACAACACGGAAACAACATGAAAGAcgttatacaaataaaacacatgtaCATGTTTAATGTTGTGTTTGAATATGTATTGTATTAAGGATGCTCTGaacagggttttatgctgcagaTTTTGATactgatcatccatgagtgaacttggccaatactgatcacatggattaactgtcaatttttcaatgtatttttaatgggTGCTATTGGCCTCGGGTGCCGTATCGGGGGAAAGGTAGGCCAATTCCAATGGGAGGGGCAATgtaatggtttttttttccatgggaCCCAGAATCACTGTCTGGTATTGGctgtataatataaaaaatgaccATAAAATCACCTTAATTGAGTAAAAACCACATGTCACTGATGAAGCTTACAGAGGAGGAGACGACTTTTCTGAGCAAACTTTGGATGTGAGAGTACATTTCCACGTAAATCGTGCGGTATTGATCATCCCTAGTATGTATACATGTGTTTTCACCTTGGGTGAGAGCAGCGTCACCAGAGGATAGGTGCCAGTATCTGCGGTCGCTCTGTCTGGCCCGCTCTCCATTCACCACACTTAAGAATGGCCCCCACAGGCTTGATTCCTGCTCAAACCTGCCACACATATGCTCTTTAAGAATATTGTGAAAACCTGCACCAAATATCTGATCACATGATCTTACGTGAAGCCAACATTTTTTCCCTTGAGGAGTTGGAGGGCCGCCAACAGAGAGCTTCCCTTTGGTACATCCAGGGAATAAACAGCAGATGACCCGCTGGATGTCACCACTTCCACCATCACAGCCACTTTGGTGTCACTGGGCAAAACTACCACAGGGTCGATGGGCTCAAGAACCAAAGTGTCTGCGTGTAAACATGTGCAAAGAATGACAATGCAGACACAAACCTAACATTACCCATTTCTAAAGAATAATAGTGCGCGTACCTTCTTCATTGAGGCACTCCTTGCTTTGGACAGCCAAGTAGGATTTCTGCTGGAGAGCTGGCAGGACCTGAGATATGGCCATGGGGTTGTGGTACGTGTTGCCTCTGGCATCCCTCCTCATGGCCTCCATTGGAGCAGCACACGCTGACACCTGGCTGCCCATCGCCAGTAGAGCCTGGAAGGAATatttcatatacatatattatttgaGTGGATGATGAAATGTCAAGGAGTGGGATATGTACACCAACTGTCATGgggggtatgtgaataaaaaagaaaaacactcacAATTACAAGTGCACATGAAGGCCTCATGGCACAATGAGAACAGTAGAAAGAAGACAGAGCATGAAattgttcattgctctgtgtgcatgttgtgAATAAATAAGTCAGTTTGATGGTTATTTtctgcattaagagtgtttgttgatcccaacaaccagtaaTTTATTAAATTCAAACTCTTTCATACCTTTGTATAAATCGCATTTTGGGGGCGAAATTTATTTTATAGGCGTTTGTTAACATCACGTCAATAGGTGGTTTGTTAATGTAACGACCTCTCGTGGCTgtcagtgtgaaaaaaaaacatatactgtataagtcgctccggagttgcagaaccagccaaaccatgctaaaaagtgtgacttatagtccggaatgtACAGTAATGTATTTTTCACATACTGCTGTTTAAATTTGtctttgtatttgtacttttctTTCATCTACTTTATGCATTTATGCAAGTATGACAAAAAGACAAAGTTGAGCTGTGGTTGTGTGCCATATGCTGACTGAAGTTAAGTTTTTGGAACTTTAGGGGCacccaccccaaaaaaaaatattggtctAATTTGGAATGTGCAAATCATTCTTACTTGTACAGCAAGACCAGTGCTGAACTCATTGCCAATATGACCATCGGGCCTTCGTGATGCCAAGAGCTTCTGCTTGATCTTGGTCAGGGCTGTCTCAAGCTCAGCAGCATTGTGAATATGGGAACCGGCATTCTTCACACACTGCAAGGCCATTGCCGCCATTGCATAGGTATCTATAAAAGCAGTACATAAAGCGTCAACTCTCAAACTAATCAGCAAGCATCCAAGAAGGTTTTACCCACCGATGCTGACGGTGTCGCCATGTGTGAAATAGTCATGTTCTACTGCTTTAATGAGTTTGTTGGCGATGTGGTTGTTGACCCTGATGCCGCTCACGCACAGAGCGAGCACACCCAGTGAGTACTGGTAATAGTTGGTCAAAGGGCGTTGGCTGACTGCGTAAAGAGAAGAAGACATAAAATCATATATGATATAGTCACGTGAAAAAGTTACGCTGactgtaaatgacatttatgTCCTCAAAATGCTTGTCAGTGTTTGCCAAATTTTGTTGAAATTTCAAGTCACCCCGACTTAAACCACTTAAGTGGTTAAACTTTGGGGTTTAAAATGCTGCCATTCACTCTATCACTgattttcaaaaacatattagtaaataaattatgcaattttgtggttgaatacagcccatTATTAGTCAgaacatatgtatatttaagcaaatgttaaattaagccatttttcaagaaaaaaattgcaaaattaagtaaaatacaaatataaggcatacaaaagatgcattcaaagatgttgataggtagtattctacactgaccagtaggtgtcagtaatatttggtgggacacacaagcagcagacttgatcgctggaacaacaggcttctATTGCAGGTTTTAATAATCTCATAATTGGCACAATAATTCCTActaaaaatcccaaataaaaacacaggctactgttgcagccgtgATCCACGCTAAGATGAATGTTACCTCTGAATCCTGTCGTAATAAGGTTCTCTATGCTCTAACTTTGAAACCGTAAATGATCTCAAAATGGTATATTCTCCTTCAACGAATTGAAACTTACAGGAAATGTATTCTTTCTCTTGCTCCATCTGCTTCTTGAGGTGCGTCAGCAGCGTCTCACTCTTGTCACCAACAGTGAAGGTGATTGTGTTGAGATCATAACATGATGACTTCAAGGCCAGTGTGTACAACGCCAAGCGTCCAACCACAGGTTGGCTGAGAGCGAGGCCGCTGAAGAACACAAAGTTCATGGTAATGAGGttcagaaaataagacatccacTTCCAGTGGACACACATGCTCTCATTTAGAAGTGGTAGTCAACGAGATAACTAGTCAATGAGagctgtggttggtcacgctCAGGAAAAACACCGCCTCTTGTGGTATGGCAGAGAATTGCAAGTCACACTCAGCCCCAGCTGACAGCTGACTGGCACAACCAACAGTTTCAAAGCGCATGCAAAGGTAGATAAAGCTTTTGTAGCTACTGACATCTTTTGACGTTAATAAAGGCTACATCACTAAGTGGCCTACAGCCACAACTGTTAATTCCaatttttggacctggcactcCTTATTAGTTATATGTTTTTGTAGACCACACTCAGGGGTTAATAGAGGTATTAAATGCAACAGTAAGCAAGCAAAATTCTGACAAATGTGAGTTTTTACCTTTGAATGTCATTGTGTAAATGATTTTTCAGTCTGTTCAGGTGTTGCCCCTCTTTGACAAGGTTGTGGGTGTCTGAGAGTCGTAATGCCAAGTGGACACTGGGATTGGGGAGTCCTTCCAGTCTCTCCAGGGAGCGAAGAAGATCCTTATTCAGTGAAAGCAGTAGCTCACTGTTGGGTCCAGATGTATCTAGGTTAAAAGATGGGGAAACAATTTCAGAGCACTTTCATAACAGCAGTTTAGACAAAGCAGCTTGCTGACATCAACATGAACATGAAGTGTTGCAAGGTCAGAATTGCCTCATCAGCAGAAACATCCATAGGAAACAAAGGCAAAGGCAAAGTTATTTATCCAAAAATATTATAGTTTACTAAATCTTGTCAATATATTTTTCTCCATTCTAGAAAGGTTGAACAACAATGTATTTCATAAAAGTAATTGCAAAATATGGGAATGCCGTGAACAAGTGACTCAATTTTTAAGATGGATTCTTTCACACAACTCGGGCCACACAAATTCAGCCTGGTTTTCAGCAACTCAACAAAGGTCATAAAACTATGTTAAAATactttacagtatatataacacTTACCACAAGGTAAACTAGAGACAAAAGACAGCAGTCCGTAGAGAAACGCTAGATGATACATTCTTGTTTACCTTAAAAAAGAAGGGATAGGATAGGATATAACCATATgttcaaagaaaaataatactcaaatcacatgtaaatatttaaatgtacagCAATAGACACAAAACTACTAAAATAGCTAACATACAAAAATACTGATATAATGACGTCATATGGGTATATGCCTCTTAATCAAATGTTGTTACTGTAAAACGTTTGTGAACATTTGACAAAAAAGGCAGTTTGTTACCTCTAGAGTCTAGACAGCGTCAGTCCAATCCAGCACTAAGACGAGTAGTAACCGGGCAGAGACAACAACTCTTTAAAATTTccctgtcacatgacctgtcaTTTGAGACGACAGAGTACCGCCTACACAGGAAGTTTTTACCAACCACACGGAAATTGTCTATTTTGACGTATACATGCAATTTACATTACAAAaggttatttatgtttttatttttacctcaTTAGTGTATTAGTATGAACAATAACTGAAAAAGAACACAACATTTTGCTTAGGAGTAGACATACGCCACGCTTTTTCACAAGCTCTTTGTCAAACTCCAACTCCCATGATTCTGTGCGTTTTCGAGAATATAGGCGACTCTTCCGGTGCATGAAGCTTTGCTATCCTACCACTTTTCGTTGTGAACAGTTCACGCTGCGGGGACCAAACGTTTGAGGGCTCTTTATTAGGTTAGtaagggtgttttttttaagtatttaattATGCTCTCTGAATTTTTTGT
This DNA window, taken from Doryrhamphus excisus isolate RoL2022-K1 chromosome 4, RoL_Dexc_1.0, whole genome shotgun sequence, encodes the following:
- the tcn2 gene encoding transcobalamin-2; this encodes MYHLAFLYGLLSFVSSLPCDTSGPNSELLLSLNKDLLRSLERLEGLPNPSVHLALRLSDTHNLVKEGQHLNRLKNHLHNDIQSGLALSQPVVGRLALYTLALKSSCYDLNTITFTVGDKSETLLTHLKKQMEQEKEYISFSQRPLTNYYQYSLGVLALCVSGIRVNNHIANKLIKAVEHDYFTHGDTVSIDTYAMAAMALQCVKNAGSHIHNAAELETALTKIKQKLLASRRPDGHIGNEFSTGLAVQALLAMGSQVSACAAPMEAMRRDARGNTYHNPMAISQVLPALQQKSYLAVQSKECLNEEDTLVLEPIDPVVVLPSDTKVAVMVEVVTSSGSSAVYSLDVPKGSSLLAALQLLKGKNVGFTFEQESSLWGPFLSVVNGERARQSDRRYWHLSSGDAALTQGIRDFKIEVDQKITIKNTSF